Part of the Caldibacillus debilis DSM 16016 genome, GGCTTTGTGGGAACGCCGATCAAAATCATTGCCAGGGAAAGAAAATGAAGGAAGTGGAAAGCATGGGTACGAAAGAAAGCGTCGCCGTATTGGGAGCCGGGAGCTGGGGGACCGCGCTGTCGATGGTCCTTGCGGACAACGGCCATCCGGTTCGCCTTTGGAGCCGGAGCCAGACCCAGGCGGAAGAAATCAACCGGACGCGGAAAAACAAACGGTATCTGCCCGAGGCGGAACTCGGGGATCTCATCCGCGCCTCCCATCAGTTGGAAGAAGTCGTTCATGATCTGTCAACGATCGTGGTCTGCATCCCGACGAAGGCGATCCGCGAAGTGATGGGGAAATTGAACGGCTGCCTGAACCGGCCCGTTACGATCATCCACGCTTCCAAAGGGATTGAGCCCAATTCGTTAAAAAGGATCTCCGAGATCATCGAGGAGGAAATGGCTCCCGAATATTTGCGGGCCGTCGTCGTTTTGTCGGGCCCGAGCCATGCCGAAGAAGTCGTCTTGCGCCATCCGACGACGGTCGTCGTTTCGTCGAAGGATATGGGAGAGGCGGAAAGGGCCCAGGACTTGTTTTTCAATCAATATTTCCGCGTTTATACGAATCCGGATCTGACCGGCGTGGAAATCGGGGGAGCGTTGAAGAATATTATTGCCCTGGCGGCCGGCATCTCCGACGGGCTGGGCTACGGCGACAACGCCAAGGCCGCGCTCATGACGAGGGGGCTGGCGGAGATCGCCCGGCTGGGGACAAAAATGGGGGCCAATCCCCTCACCTTTTCCGGACTGGCCGGAATCGGCGATCTGATCGTGACCTGCACCAGCGTCCACTCCCGCAACTGGCGCGCCGGCTACGCCCTCGGAAAGGGGCAGAAATTGAAGGAAATCTTGGCGCAGATGGGAATGGTCGTGGAAGGGGTGCGCACGACGAAGGCCGCCTATCAATTGGCGAAAAAATATCGGGTGAAAATGCCGATCACCGCCGCGTTGTATCAGGTGCTGTTCGAAGATTTGGATCCGAAGGAAGCCGTCGATGAATTGATGAACCGGATGAAAACCCATGAGATGGAAGACCTGGTCAACATTCTTTTGAAAGATTGAACGGGGAATCGTAAGAAATCCGGGATCCGGCGCGGAAAGCCCCGCTGGGATGCCCAATGGCTTTCGCCGGGACCGGGATATGGCGCGAAGCTGATGGAGACCGCACCCCTCATTTCCATCAGCTTATTTTTCATGGGGACCCCATGAAATTTTTCAATGGACGGGCCTTGTTGCAAGCGATATTTTCATTACCATATCTTTTTCTTTTCGGACTGAAGAAGACGAGTTTCAAAGATTTGATCACTGGTGAGGAGGTTCGCGATGTCCTCGGGTTTGTGGAAGATGTGGCTGGCCCTTATCTCCCTTGTTCTCATGTTTTTGTCTGCCGCCCTGATCCTTTGGAGCAGGTACAAATTAAAAGGGTTTTTGAGATTTTTGATTGCCGTTGTCGCATACGGGCTCATGATCTTTGCCGGGCTGATCGTGCTCGTCGTCGTCTTCTCGGGGCCCGGATCCAACTAACGACACGGGGGAGGATGGCCGTGAAACGGAAACTTCTTTTTCTTGCCCTCCTGATGTCCGCCTTTCTGTTGAGCGGCTGTTT contains:
- a CDS encoding NAD(P)H-dependent glycerol-3-phosphate dehydrogenase, with protein sequence MGTKESVAVLGAGSWGTALSMVLADNGHPVRLWSRSQTQAEEINRTRKNKRYLPEAELGDLIRASHQLEEVVHDLSTIVVCIPTKAIREVMGKLNGCLNRPVTIIHASKGIEPNSLKRISEIIEEEMAPEYLRAVVVLSGPSHAEEVVLRHPTTVVVSSKDMGEAERAQDLFFNQYFRVYTNPDLTGVEIGGALKNIIALAAGISDGLGYGDNAKAALMTRGLAEIARLGTKMGANPLTFSGLAGIGDLIVTCTSVHSRNWRAGYALGKGQKLKEILAQMGMVVEGVRTTKAAYQLAKKYRVKMPITAALYQVLFEDLDPKEAVDELMNRMKTHEMEDLVNILLKD
- a CDS encoding DUF2768 domain-containing protein, coding for MSSGLWKMWLALISLVLMFLSAALILWSRYKLKGFLRFLIAVVAYGLMIFAGLIVLVVVFSGPGSN